One genomic window of Entelurus aequoreus isolate RoL-2023_Sb linkage group LG07, RoL_Eaeq_v1.1, whole genome shotgun sequence includes the following:
- the LOC133654391 gene encoding uncharacterized protein LOC133654391, with product MEQAIRALLQSQAELQNAMKELLKKIDKDEVVVRAPGGVLTKQSPDDDIEAYLELFERTATRERWPPGEWAGIIASFLIGEAQHACRDLPAEDARDYPKLKAAILASHGYSLPARAQRYHAWAYCASQPPRAQLAELLRLTQGWLTSGGETPWIQRLVIDRCIRAFPPDARKYAAQVSPASLDSLVALLENYQVSNEMLRTTRAEPSRPTPAERMGRERRRSPTRTPPRNAPRDSNPPERLARPPRRCYVCGREGHISWACPERDRDVSMPSSASSGAHRPCLHTGDTGRPLASLPVRVGGTDAHALIDSGSVVTLVRADYAGPVGSDTVPVTCVHGDVRHYPVSHIRVQTPRGDAVVAAGVVPNLPVPLLIGTDCVLFQRYWNPGRRRPHPPRQTRRRDRRPAASTPRTAFPTFRAPRGTSPGSRASERDASGGETPPASEDPFSEFPLMPVEGNPPQGEYATAQWADPNLERARQSIATIDGQLVTWSLG from the coding sequence ATGGAGCAAGCAATAAGGGCACTCCTGCAAAGCCAAGCGGAGTTGCAGAATGCGatgaaggaactgctcaagaAGATCGACAAAGACGAAGTGGTGGTTCGAGCCCCGGGGGGAGTCCTCACCAAACAAAGCCCCGATGACGACATTGAAGCCTATTTGGAGCTCTTTGAGCGCACTGCTACCAGGGAGCGATGGCCACCCGGTGAGTGGGCAGGAATAATTGCTTCGTTCCTCATTGGGGAGGCCCAGCACGCCTGCCGCGACCTGCCAGCAGAGGACGCCCGAGACTACCCCAAGCTCAAGGCCGCCATATTAGCAAGCCATGGGTACAGCCTACCAGCCAGAGCTCAGCGATACCACGCCTGGGCCTACTGTGCCAGCCAGCCGCCCAGGGCCCAGCTCGCAGAGCTGCTACGTCTTACCCAGGGATGGCTGACGAGTGGCGGGGAGACACCCTGGATCCAAAGATTGGTGATTGATCGGTGTATTCGAGCTTTTCCGCCCGATGCCAGAAAGTATGCTGCGCAGGTGAGCCCCGCCTCCCTGGATTCTCTGGTAGCTCTGTTGGAGAACTACCAAGTTAGCAACGAGATGCTTCGAACCACCAGAGCTGAGCCAAGCCGCCCCACCCCTGCTGAAAGGATGGGCCGTGAGCGCCGGCGATCTCCTACCCGTACTCCTCCACGTAATGCCCCAAGGGATAGTAACCCCCCAGAAAGGTTGGCCCGGCCCCCCAGAAGGTGCTATGTCTGCGGGCGAGAAGGCCACATCTCCTGGGCCTGTCCGGAGCGGGACCGAGACGTCTCAATGCCCTCTTCCGCCAGCTCGGGTGCCCACCGACCTTGCTTGCACACCGGGGACACCGGCCGACCCCTTGCCTCCCTGCCGGTGCGGGTGGGAGGTACAGACGCCCATGCCCTGATTGATTCTGGCAGCGTCGTCACCTTGGTGAGGGCTGACTACGCTGGTCCTGTCGGCTCAGACACTGTCCCGGTCACCTGCGTCCATGGTGATGTCCGCCATTATCCGGTCAGCCATATCCGGGTCCAGACCCCCCGTGGAGACGCCGTTGTGGCTGCTGGGGTGGTCCCCAACCTACCTGTCCCTCTGCTGATAGGCACGGATTGTGTCCTCTTCCAGCGGTATTGGAACCCAGGCCGCCGCCGCCCACATCCTCCCCGACAAACAAGACGCCGGGACCGGCGCCCCGCAGCCTCGACCCCGCGAACCGCATTCCCCACCTTCCGAGCACCTAGAGGAACCTCACCAGGAAGTAGAGCATCTGAAAGAGACGCCAGTGGGGGAGAGACCCCTCCAGCCAGTGAAGACCCCTTCTCTGAGTTCCCGCTCATGCCGGTCGAGGGGAATCCACCTCAAGGCGAGTACGCCACAGCCCAATGGGCTGACCCGAACCTGGAAAGGGCCCGCCAAAGCATCGCCACCATAGACGGTCAACTGGTCACCTGGTCACTGGGGTGA